In one window of Rhinopithecus roxellana isolate Shanxi Qingling chromosome 15, ASM756505v1, whole genome shotgun sequence DNA:
- the LOC115893599 gene encoding 40S ribosomal protein S27, protein MPLAKDLLHPSPEEEKRKHKKKRLVQSPNSYFMDVKCPGCYKITTVFSHAQTVVLCVGCSTVLCQPTGGKARLTEGCSFRRKQH, encoded by the coding sequence ATGCCTCTCGCAAAGGATCTCCTTCATCCCTCcccagaagaggagaagaggaaacacaAGAAGAAACGCCTGGTGCAGAGCCCCAATTCCTACTTCATGGATGTGAAATGCCCAGGATGCTATAAAATCACCACGGTCTTTAGCCATGCACAAACGGTAGTTTTGTGTGTTGGCTGCTCCACTGTCCTCTGCCAGCCTACAGGAGGAAAAGCAAGGCTTACAGAAGGATGTTCCTTTAGGAGGAAGCAGCACTAA